In Streptomyces ambofaciens ATCC 23877, a single genomic region encodes these proteins:
- a CDS encoding flavodoxin family protein, protein MATLLIVHHTPSPNCQAMLESVVSGATAPEIEGVRVVRRAALAATAVDVLEADGYLLGTPANLGYMSGALKHFFDQVYYPCLDGTRGRPFGYYVHGGSDTTGAVRSIESVTTGLGWQRAAPAVSVAGEPGKADLEACWELGATLAAGLTDD, encoded by the coding sequence GTGGCCACTTTGCTGATCGTGCATCACACGCCCTCGCCGAACTGCCAGGCGATGCTGGAATCCGTCGTCTCCGGGGCGACCGCCCCCGAGATCGAGGGGGTACGGGTGGTCCGGCGCGCGGCGCTGGCGGCCACGGCGGTCGACGTACTGGAGGCCGACGGCTACCTATTGGGCACCCCGGCCAACCTGGGGTACATGTCCGGGGCCCTAAAGCACTTCTTCGACCAGGTCTACTACCCCTGTCTGGACGGGACGCGAGGCCGGCCGTTCGGCTACTACGTGCACGGCGGCAGCGACACCACCGGCGCGGTGCGCTCCATCGAGTCGGTCACCACGGGACTCGGCTGGCAACGTGCCGCACCGGCGGTGAGCGTGGCCGGTGAGCCCGGCAAGGCCGATCTGGAGGCCTGCTGGGAACTGGGGGCCACGCTCGCCGCCGGGCTGACGGACGACTGA
- the abc-f gene encoding ribosomal protection-like ABC-F family protein, producing MSDAAVRCSHLSFSWPDDTPVFEDLSFTVGTGRTGLVAPNGSGKSTLLKLIAGELRPGTGAVSVSGALGYLPQSLPLTGDLTVAEVLGVASVIRAIDAVESGDVAEEHFTTIGDAWDIEERTRAQLDRLGLDDLTLDRTLGTLSGGQVVSLGLAAQLLKRPDVLLLDEPTNNLDVDARHKLHDVLADYTGCLLLVSHDRALLDRMDRIAELGRDELRFYGGNFTEYEEAVRAEQEVAEKNVRNAEQELKREKREMQQARERAERRASNAARNLKNAGLPRIFAGTMKRGAQESAGRAGQTHAHRVGEARARLDEAERSLRDEQRITLDLPETHVPSGRNLFLGQGLRVRLGDREVFPGQGVDLTVRGPERIALTGPNGAGKSTLLRLVDGDLEPAGGEVRRAEGRVAYLSQRLDLLDPDLTVAENFTAYAPHRPEAERMNLLARFLFRGAGAHLPVGLLSGGERLRATLACVLCAEPAPHLLLLDEPTNNLDLVSVGQLESALNSYQGAFVVVSHDQRFLREIGVGRWLRLADGELTETGAPEV from the coding sequence ATGTCCGACGCCGCCGTCCGCTGCTCCCACCTGTCCTTCTCCTGGCCCGACGACACGCCTGTCTTCGAGGACCTGTCCTTCACCGTGGGCACGGGCCGCACGGGCCTCGTCGCCCCCAACGGCTCCGGCAAGAGCACGCTGCTCAAACTCATCGCCGGGGAGCTGCGGCCCGGCACCGGGGCCGTGTCGGTCTCCGGTGCCCTCGGGTACCTGCCGCAGAGCCTCCCGCTGACCGGTGACCTCACCGTGGCCGAGGTGCTGGGCGTCGCCTCCGTGATCCGCGCCATCGACGCGGTCGAGTCCGGGGACGTGGCCGAGGAGCACTTCACGACCATCGGCGACGCGTGGGACATCGAGGAACGCACCCGCGCCCAGCTCGACCGCCTCGGTCTGGACGACCTCACCCTGGACCGGACCCTCGGCACGCTCAGCGGAGGGCAGGTCGTCTCCCTGGGACTCGCCGCGCAGTTGCTGAAGCGGCCGGACGTGCTGCTGCTCGACGAGCCCACCAACAACCTCGACGTGGACGCCCGGCACAAGCTGCACGACGTGCTGGCGGACTACACCGGCTGTCTGCTGCTGGTCAGCCACGACCGTGCGCTGCTCGACCGCATGGACCGCATCGCCGAACTCGGCCGTGACGAACTGCGCTTCTACGGAGGCAACTTCACCGAGTACGAAGAGGCGGTCCGCGCCGAGCAGGAGGTCGCCGAGAAGAACGTCCGCAACGCCGAGCAGGAGCTGAAGCGGGAGAAGCGGGAGATGCAGCAGGCCCGCGAGCGCGCCGAGCGCCGTGCGAGCAACGCCGCCCGCAACCTGAAGAACGCCGGTCTGCCCCGTATCTTCGCCGGCACCATGAAGCGGGGCGCGCAGGAGTCCGCGGGCCGGGCGGGGCAGACGCACGCCCACCGGGTCGGCGAGGCGCGGGCCCGGCTCGACGAGGCGGAGCGCTCGCTGCGCGACGAGCAGCGCATCACCCTGGACCTGCCGGAGACCCACGTGCCCTCGGGGCGCAACCTCTTCCTCGGGCAGGGACTGCGGGTCCGGCTCGGCGACCGGGAGGTGTTCCCGGGCCAGGGCGTCGACCTGACCGTCCGGGGTCCCGAGCGCATCGCGCTGACCGGCCCCAACGGCGCCGGCAAGAGCACCCTGCTGCGTCTGGTCGACGGCGACCTGGAACCGGCGGGCGGCGAGGTCAGGCGGGCCGAGGGGCGCGTCGCGTACCTCTCCCAGCGACTGGACCTGCTGGACCCCGACCTGACGGTCGCCGAGAACTTCACCGCGTACGCGCCGCACCGGCCTGAGGCCGAGCGGATGAACCTGCTGGCCCGCTTCCTCTTCCGCGGCGCCGGGGCCCACCTGCCGGTCGGCCTGCTCTCCGGCGGCGAGCGGCTACGGGCCACCCTCGCCTGCGTCCTGTGCGCGGAACCCGCCCCGCACCTGCTGCTCCTGGACGAGCCGACCAACAACCTGGACCTGGTCAGCGTCGGCCAGCTGGAGAGCGCCCTGAACTCCTACCAGGGGGCCTTCGTGGTGGTCAGCCACGACCAGCGGTTCCTCCGCGAGATCGGCGTCGGCCGCTGGCTGCGGCTGGCCGACGGAGAGCTGACGGAGACCGGGGCGCCCGAGGTGTGA
- a CDS encoding phospholipase D-like domain-containing protein, protein MTSTQEPPELTGPTLAVREAPSVEERVTRIRRRLERLIGIAATEGNSLTALRNGDEIFTAMLAGIHRAEHTVDMMTFVYWKGDIARRFAEALAERARAGVRVRLLLDGFGSRLIEAEQLRTMERAGVQVAWFRKPLYLSPLKQNHRCHRKVLVVDEETAFTGGVGIAEEWCGDARNPREWRDTHVEVRGPAVDGIAAAFAQNWAECHDELFDERDRFVEHRPQGGSIVQVVRGSASFGWQDMQTLIRVMLESAEERVRLATAYFSPDAYFVELLCATARRGVEVEILLPGPHTDKRVCQLAGQHYYEDLTACGVKIYQYQPTMMHAKVVTVDHVAALIGSTNFNRRSLDHDEEVMLAVLDREFTATLDRHFDADLEVSELIRAGRWKRRSVVQRARELAVQPIRRFL, encoded by the coding sequence ATGACCAGTACGCAGGAACCGCCCGAGCTGACCGGGCCGACCCTTGCGGTGCGCGAGGCACCGTCGGTCGAGGAACGCGTCACGCGCATACGGCGGCGTCTGGAGCGGCTGATCGGCATCGCGGCCACCGAGGGCAACTCGCTCACCGCGCTGCGCAACGGGGACGAGATCTTCACCGCCATGCTGGCCGGGATCCACCGTGCCGAGCACACGGTGGACATGATGACGTTCGTGTACTGGAAGGGCGACATAGCCCGCCGGTTCGCGGAGGCCCTGGCGGAGCGGGCCCGGGCCGGGGTGCGGGTGCGGCTGCTGCTGGACGGGTTCGGCAGCCGGCTCATCGAGGCGGAGCAGCTGCGCACCATGGAGCGGGCCGGCGTGCAGGTGGCCTGGTTCCGCAAGCCGCTGTACCTCTCACCGCTCAAGCAGAACCACCGCTGTCACCGCAAGGTCCTCGTCGTCGACGAGGAGACCGCCTTCACCGGTGGGGTGGGGATCGCGGAGGAGTGGTGCGGCGACGCCCGCAACCCGCGGGAGTGGCGCGACACCCACGTCGAGGTCCGCGGTCCCGCGGTGGACGGCATCGCCGCGGCCTTCGCGCAGAACTGGGCCGAGTGCCACGACGAGCTCTTCGACGAGCGGGACCGGTTCGTCGAGCACCGCCCGCAGGGCGGTTCCATCGTGCAGGTGGTGCGCGGCTCGGCCAGTTTCGGCTGGCAGGACATGCAGACGCTGATCCGCGTGATGCTGGAGTCGGCGGAGGAGCGCGTCCGTCTGGCCACCGCCTACTTCTCGCCGGACGCGTACTTCGTCGAGCTGCTGTGCGCCACCGCGCGGCGCGGGGTCGAGGTGGAGATCCTCCTGCCGGGGCCGCATACGGACAAGCGGGTCTGCCAGCTGGCCGGGCAGCACTACTACGAGGACCTCACCGCGTGCGGGGTGAAGATCTACCAGTACCAGCCGACGATGATGCACGCCAAGGTCGTCACCGTCGACCACGTCGCCGCCCTGATCGGCTCCACGAACTTCAACCGCCGCTCGCTCGACCACGACGAGGAGGTCATGCTCGCCGTGCTGGACCGGGAGTTCACCGCGACCCTGGACCGGCACTTCGACGCGGACCTGGAGGTCAGCGAACTGATCCGGGCGGGCAGGTGGAAGAGACGCTCCGTCGTCCAGCGGGCGCGGGAGCTCGCCGTCCAGCCCATCCGCCGGTTCCTCTGA
- a CDS encoding GNAT family N-acetyltransferase — protein MSPTWTTRAETGADVPAVRDIVRAAFPTAEEAALVDALRADPEAWIEGLSLVAVDDDDRPVGHALLTRCHIGESPALCLAPVAVRPERQRSGAGSAAVRAALDAAGRRGERHVVVLGHPEYYPRFGFGRASAHGIRVTFDVPDEALMALTLDAAHPLPAGTVRYAAPFGI, from the coding sequence ATGTCCCCCACCTGGACCACCCGCGCCGAGACCGGCGCCGACGTCCCCGCCGTCCGTGACATCGTCCGTGCCGCGTTCCCCACAGCGGAGGAGGCCGCCCTCGTCGACGCGCTGCGCGCCGACCCCGAGGCGTGGATCGAGGGCCTGTCCCTCGTCGCGGTGGACGACGACGACCGCCCGGTGGGCCACGCCCTGCTGACCCGCTGCCACATCGGGGAGAGCCCGGCGCTCTGCCTCGCACCCGTCGCCGTCCGGCCCGAGCGGCAGCGGAGCGGTGCCGGTTCGGCGGCCGTCCGGGCCGCACTGGACGCCGCCGGGCGCCGGGGGGAGCGCCATGTCGTCGTCCTGGGGCATCCCGAGTACTACCCCAGGTTCGGCTTCGGCCGGGCCTCCGCGCACGGTATCCGCGTGACCTTCGACGTCCCGGACGAGGCCCTCATGGCCCTCACACTGGACGCCGCCCACCCGCTGCCCGCCGGCACCGTCCGCTACGCGGCACCGTTCGGCATCTGA
- a CDS encoding MDR family MFS transporter yields the protein MNQRQILQAMSGLMAGMFVAILAGTVVSNALPTIIADLGASQSSYTWVVTAELLAMTATVPLWGKLSDLFNKKLLLQASLLMFVIGSLLAGFSHDTTLLIFSRVVQGIGAGGLTALAQVVMAAIIPPRELGKYSGIFGAVFAVGTVAGPLIGGVLVDTDWLGWRWCFFIGVPFALLAILLLQRTLKLPTVKRQVKIDWLGAFLIVAGVCALLIWVSLAGNQFDWASWQTAALVIGGVLLLGLAVLVEARTDEPVIPLDIFKNRTVTLTTVASLLVGVAMFGGTVFLSQYFQVSLGKSPTVAGLMSLPMILGLLVSSTVAGQLISRTGKWKSYLVAGAVVMTVGLALLSLIDADTHFGLLSLYMAVLGVGVGMLMQNLVLAAQNDVPAAELGAATSVLSFFRSMGGTIGTSVLGAILANRVASEMTKGLEKAGAAGGAEGGSGGGAHSVPDMSTLPAPMREIVQHAYGVATADLFLVATPFALLALVAVVFIKEKPLKTTSGMERLAEEAAAGAPVTVPAQRSGDTASKADSGPASPVG from the coding sequence ATGAACCAGCGGCAGATACTTCAGGCCATGTCCGGTCTGATGGCCGGCATGTTCGTCGCCATCCTGGCGGGCACCGTCGTGTCCAACGCGCTGCCGACCATCATCGCCGACCTGGGTGCCAGCCAGTCCTCCTACACCTGGGTCGTCACCGCCGAACTCCTGGCGATGACCGCGACCGTCCCCCTGTGGGGCAAGCTGTCCGACCTCTTCAACAAGAAGCTGCTGCTCCAGGCCTCGCTGCTCATGTTCGTGATCGGCTCGCTGCTGGCGGGCTTCTCGCACGACACGACGCTGCTGATCTTCAGCCGGGTGGTGCAGGGCATCGGCGCGGGTGGTCTGACCGCGCTCGCGCAGGTCGTGATGGCCGCCATCATCCCGCCCCGGGAGCTGGGCAAGTACTCCGGCATCTTCGGTGCCGTCTTCGCCGTCGGTACGGTGGCCGGACCGCTGATCGGCGGTGTGCTGGTGGACACCGACTGGCTGGGCTGGCGCTGGTGCTTCTTCATCGGCGTGCCGTTCGCGCTGCTGGCCATCCTCCTGTTGCAGCGCACGCTGAAGCTGCCCACCGTCAAGCGCCAGGTGAAGATCGACTGGCTCGGGGCCTTCCTGATCGTCGCCGGTGTCTGCGCGCTGCTCATCTGGGTCTCGCTGGCCGGCAACCAGTTCGACTGGGCGTCCTGGCAGACCGCCGCCCTCGTCATCGGCGGTGTGCTGCTGCTGGGCCTGGCGGTCCTCGTCGAGGCCCGCACCGACGAGCCGGTCATCCCGCTCGACATCTTCAAGAACCGCACGGTCACCCTGACCACCGTCGCCAGCCTCCTGGTCGGCGTCGCCATGTTCGGCGGAACCGTCTTCCTCTCGCAGTACTTCCAGGTCTCCCTGGGCAAGTCGCCGACCGTCGCGGGCCTGATGAGCCTGCCGATGATCCTGGGTCTGCTGGTGTCGTCGACCGTCGCCGGGCAGCTGATCAGCCGGACCGGCAAGTGGAAGAGCTACCTGGTCGCGGGCGCGGTCGTCATGACGGTCGGCCTCGCGCTGCTCTCCCTGATCGACGCCGACACCCACTTCGGGCTGCTCAGCCTCTACATGGCCGTCCTCGGCGTCGGCGTGGGCATGCTGATGCAGAACCTGGTGCTGGCCGCGCAGAACGACGTGCCCGCGGCCGAGCTGGGTGCCGCGACCTCCGTGCTGTCCTTCTTCCGCAGCATGGGCGGCACGATCGGCACCAGCGTCCTCGGTGCCATCCTGGCCAACCGGGTCGCGAGCGAGATGACCAAGGGGCTGGAGAAGGCGGGCGCCGCCGGAGGGGCCGAGGGCGGCTCGGGCGGCGGCGCGCACAGCGTCCCGGACATGAGCACGCTCCCCGCCCCCATGCGGGAGATCGTGCAGCACGCCTACGGAGTCGCCACCGCCGACCTGTTCCTCGTCGCCACTCCCTTCGCGCTGCTCGCGCTGGTCGCCGTGGTCTTCATCAAGGAGAAGCCGCTGAAGACCACCAGCGGTATGGAGCGCCTGGCCGAGGAGGCCGCCGCGGGCGCGCCGGTCACCGTCCCCGCGCAGCGCTCGGGTGACACCGCGTCGAAGGCGGACAGCGGACCGGCGTCCCCGGTCGGCTGA
- a CDS encoding TetR/AcrR family transcriptional regulator codes for MQLMSEKGTAGGGLRERKKRATRVALTEAAVRLAAEHGAEKVTVEAISAAAGVSVRTFFNYFDTRDDVFVLTGADTSAHVRRALLAAPAGLTPLEALRDALAAELAEAEQQHELWRLHGKVLRAAPHLFVRSLGAHMADETELAEAIAERMRPVTGAPGDAPAPPAASDEERRQALDLYPRLLAAVAVTAVRVSIDHWCARPEVRAFSDVFQEVFTLLAAGLPAPPA; via the coding sequence ATGCAACTTATGTCGGAGAAAGGTACCGCGGGGGGCGGTCTGCGAGAGCGGAAGAAGCGGGCCACACGTGTCGCCCTCACCGAGGCCGCGGTGCGTCTGGCCGCCGAGCACGGCGCGGAGAAGGTCACCGTGGAGGCGATCAGCGCCGCGGCCGGAGTGTCGGTGCGGACCTTCTTCAACTACTTCGACACCCGCGACGACGTCTTCGTCCTGACCGGCGCCGACACCAGCGCGCACGTGCGCCGCGCGCTGCTCGCCGCACCGGCCGGGCTCACCCCGCTCGAAGCCCTGCGCGACGCCTTGGCGGCGGAGCTGGCCGAGGCCGAGCAGCAGCACGAGCTGTGGCGCCTGCACGGGAAGGTGCTGCGCGCCGCGCCGCACCTCTTCGTACGCAGTCTCGGCGCGCACATGGCGGACGAGACCGAACTGGCCGAGGCCATCGCCGAACGGATGCGCCCGGTCACCGGCGCCCCCGGCGACGCACCCGCGCCACCGGCCGCGTCGGACGAAGAGCGGCGCCAGGCGCTCGACCTCTACCCCCGGCTGCTGGCCGCGGTGGCGGTCACCGCCGTCCGGGTCAGCATCGATCACTGGTGCGCCCGCCCGGAGGTACGTGCCTTCAGCGACGTGTTCCAGGAGGTGTTCACCCTCCTCGCCGCCGGGCTGCCGGCGCCGCCCGCCTGA
- a CDS encoding phosphoketolase family protein: protein MSVDTQQAPAELTDEELAGLDAHWRAANYLSVGQIYLMANPLLTEPLRPEHVKPRLLGHWGTSPGLNLVHTHLNRVIKARELDALCVWGPGHGGPAVLANAWLEGSYTETYPDVTRDAAGMARLFKQFSFPGGVPSHVAPETPGSIHEGGELGYALSHAYGAAFDHPGLVVACVIGDGEAETGPLATSWHSNKFLDPVEDGAVLPILHLNGYKIANPTVLARLPESELDELLRGYGHDPLYVTGDEPAAVHRAMARAMDTALDRIAALQRAAREQGAGERPRWPMIVLRTPKGWTGPAEVDGLPVENTWRAHQVPLSAVRTDPDHLRQLEQWLRSYRPEELFDDAGGPRPSVLACVPAGARRLGATPFANGGLLLRELPLPPLEKYAVPVERPGASAHEPTRVLGDLLRDVMDATADRRDFRLVGPDETASNRLQAVYAASGKAWQERTLPVDEDLDRHGRVMEILSEHTCQGWLEGYLLTGRHGLFSCYEAFVHIVDSMVNQHIKWLRVTRRLPWRAPIASLNYLLTSHVWRQDHNGFSHQDPGFVDHILNKSPEAVRVYLPPDANTLLSVADHALRSRDYVNVIVAGKQPCFDWLSMEEARVHCARGAGIWEWAGTEDGSREPDVVLACAGDVPTQEVLAAAQLIRRHLPDLAVRVVNVVDIARLLPSGEHPHGMSDFEYDGLFTADKPVVFAYHGYPWLIHRLAYRRTGHAHLHVRGYKEIGTTTTPFDMVLGNDMDRYRLVMDVIDRVPGLAVRAAAVRQRMEDTRLRHHDWIREHGVDLPEVADWSWDGSP from the coding sequence ATGTCCGTCGACACCCAGCAGGCGCCCGCCGAGCTCACGGACGAGGAGCTCGCCGGTCTGGACGCCCACTGGCGCGCCGCGAACTACCTCTCCGTCGGCCAGATCTACCTGATGGCCAACCCCTTGCTGACCGAGCCCCTGCGCCCCGAGCACGTCAAGCCCCGCCTGCTGGGCCACTGGGGCACCTCACCCGGCCTCAACCTGGTCCACACCCATCTCAACCGGGTGATCAAGGCCCGCGAACTCGACGCCCTGTGCGTCTGGGGTCCGGGCCACGGTGGCCCCGCGGTCCTGGCCAACGCGTGGCTGGAGGGGTCGTACACCGAGACCTACCCGGACGTCACCCGGGACGCGGCCGGCATGGCCCGGCTGTTCAAGCAGTTCTCCTTCCCCGGCGGCGTCCCGAGCCATGTCGCGCCCGAGACGCCGGGCTCGATCCACGAGGGCGGTGAGCTCGGGTACGCGCTCTCGCACGCCTACGGTGCCGCCTTCGACCACCCCGGCCTGGTGGTCGCCTGCGTGATCGGTGACGGCGAGGCGGAGACGGGCCCCCTGGCCACGTCCTGGCACTCCAACAAGTTCCTCGACCCGGTCGAGGACGGCGCCGTCCTGCCGATCCTGCACCTCAACGGATACAAGATCGCCAACCCGACGGTGCTCGCCCGCCTCCCCGAGTCCGAACTCGACGAACTGCTGCGCGGTTACGGCCACGACCCCCTGTACGTCACCGGTGACGAGCCGGCCGCCGTCCACCGCGCCATGGCCCGCGCCATGGACACCGCCCTGGACCGCATCGCCGCCCTCCAGCGGGCGGCCCGCGAGCAGGGCGCCGGCGAACGCCCCCGCTGGCCGATGATCGTGCTGCGCACGCCCAAGGGCTGGACCGGCCCCGCCGAAGTCGACGGCCTGCCGGTGGAGAACACCTGGCGCGCCCACCAGGTCCCCCTGTCCGCCGTGCGGACCGACCCGGACCACCTGAGGCAGCTGGAGCAGTGGCTGCGCTCCTACCGGCCCGAGGAACTGTTCGACGACGCCGGAGGCCCCCGGCCCTCCGTCCTGGCCTGCGTACCCGCGGGCGCCCGCCGGCTGGGCGCCACCCCCTTCGCCAACGGCGGGCTGCTCCTGCGTGAACTGCCACTGCCACCCCTGGAGAAGTACGCCGTCCCGGTCGAACGGCCCGGCGCGAGCGCGCACGAACCCACCCGCGTCCTCGGCGACCTGCTGAGGGACGTCATGGACGCCACCGCCGACCGCCGGGACTTCCGCCTCGTCGGCCCCGACGAGACCGCCTCCAACCGCCTCCAGGCCGTCTACGCCGCCAGCGGCAAGGCCTGGCAGGAGCGGACGCTTCCCGTCGACGAGGACCTCGACCGGCACGGACGGGTGATGGAGATCCTCTCCGAGCACACCTGCCAGGGCTGGCTGGAGGGCTACCTCCTCACCGGCCGGCACGGACTGTTCTCCTGCTACGAGGCCTTCGTCCACATCGTCGACTCGATGGTCAACCAGCACATCAAATGGCTCAGGGTGACCCGGCGCCTGCCCTGGCGCGCCCCCATCGCGTCCCTCAACTACCTGCTCACCTCCCACGTCTGGCGCCAGGACCACAACGGCTTCTCCCACCAGGACCCCGGCTTCGTCGACCACATCCTCAACAAGAGTCCCGAAGCCGTCCGGGTCTATCTGCCGCCGGACGCCAACACCCTGCTCTCCGTCGCCGACCACGCCCTGCGCAGCCGCGACTACGTCAACGTGATCGTCGCGGGCAAGCAGCCCTGCTTCGACTGGCTGTCCATGGAGGAGGCCCGGGTGCACTGCGCGCGCGGCGCCGGCATCTGGGAATGGGCCGGCACCGAGGACGGCAGCCGCGAACCCGACGTCGTACTCGCCTGCGCCGGCGACGTGCCGACCCAGGAGGTACTGGCCGCGGCCCAGCTCATCCGCCGCCACCTGCCGGACCTCGCCGTGCGCGTGGTGAACGTCGTCGACATCGCCCGGCTGCTGCCCAGCGGGGAACACCCGCACGGCATGAGCGACTTCGAGTACGACGGCCTGTTCACCGCCGACAAGCCGGTCGTCTTCGCCTACCACGGGTATCCCTGGCTGATCCACCGGCTCGCGTACCGGCGCACCGGTCACGCCCATCTGCACGTGCGCGGTTACAAGGAGATCGGGACCACCACCACGCCCTTCGACATGGTGCTCGGCAACGACATGGACCGCTACCGCCTCGTCATGGACGTCATCGACCGCGTGCCCGGCCTCGCCGTGCGCGCGGCGGCGGTACGGCAGCGGATGGAGGACACCCGGCTGCGCCACCACGACTGGATCCGCGAACACGGCGTCGACCTGCCCGAGGTCGCCGACTGGTCCTGGGACGGCTCTCCGTGA
- a CDS encoding glycoside hydrolase family 65 protein: protein MTATPSTWDYDHYDPAQERLRESLCTLGNGYFATRGALPECTADDVHYPGTYVAGGYNRLTSSVAGREVENEDMVNLPNWLPLRFKVAGGDWLTPDTAEVLDHRQTVHLDSGVLERRTHLGIGQGRVLSVRQLRMVHMADPHLAALRTEFTVDAGAAEIEVEAALDGGVTNSGVPRYRDLEGRHLTHVHTGAGDDDTVWLRCRTRTSDIRVGMAARTTADAPVTPAREHLRVTQRTTLRPEPGRTVTVDKIVALHTSRDPAISDPLQAALDRVADAPGFDALLVSHRTAWGQLWRRAELDVPGEAGSILRLHLFHVLQTLSPHTADLDVGVPARGLHGEAYRGHVFWDELFVLPYLNLHFPEVSRSLLHYRHRRLERARAAARAIGRRGALYPWQSGSDGREETQKLHLNPRSGRWLPDHSHLQHHVGSAIAYNVWQYCEASGDAEFLHTKGAEMLLQIARFWADSATWDEHLGRHRIRGVVGPDEYHEAYPGAAEPGLDDNAYTNVTAAWVLTRTLEVLDALPAPRRRELVERTVLDDGELEQWEHVSRTLHVPFHEGVVSQFEGYGELAELDWKGYRERYGDIRRLDRVLEAEGDSVNNYQASKQADVLMLGHLFAPAELRSLFERLGYRLDEATWQRTVDHYLARTSHGSTLSGLVHGWILARARRAEAWAYVQEALKGDVADLQGGTTGEGIHLGAMAGTLDLVQRGLTGLETRSGALWLNPVPLPELSSYGFSIRYQGHWGVRLRLEHGRLEIAVPSSGRLPIDVRLPDRAVRLQPGDTCRLALPD from the coding sequence GTGACCGCCACCCCGTCGACGTGGGACTACGACCACTACGACCCGGCTCAGGAGCGGCTGCGCGAGTCGCTGTGCACGCTCGGCAACGGCTACTTCGCCACCCGCGGCGCGCTGCCCGAGTGCACCGCGGACGACGTGCACTACCCGGGCACCTACGTGGCCGGCGGCTACAACCGGCTGACCTCCTCCGTCGCGGGACGCGAGGTGGAGAACGAGGACATGGTCAACCTCCCCAACTGGCTGCCGCTGCGCTTCAAGGTGGCCGGCGGGGACTGGCTCACGCCGGACACCGCCGAGGTGCTCGACCACCGCCAGACCGTCCACCTGGACTCGGGGGTGCTGGAGCGCCGTACGCACCTCGGCATCGGACAGGGACGCGTGCTGTCCGTGCGCCAGCTGCGCATGGTGCACATGGCCGACCCGCACCTCGCCGCCCTGCGCACGGAGTTCACGGTGGACGCCGGAGCGGCGGAGATCGAGGTGGAGGCGGCGCTCGACGGCGGCGTCACCAACTCGGGGGTGCCGCGCTACCGGGACCTGGAGGGCCGCCACCTGACCCACGTGCACACCGGTGCGGGCGACGACGACACGGTGTGGCTGCGCTGCCGCACCCGTACGTCGGACATCCGGGTCGGCATGGCGGCCCGCACGACGGCCGACGCGCCCGTCACCCCGGCCCGTGAGCACCTGCGGGTGACCCAGCGCACCACCCTGCGGCCGGAACCGGGCCGTACCGTGACCGTCGACAAGATCGTGGCCCTGCACACCTCACGCGACCCGGCGATCAGCGACCCGTTGCAGGCCGCCCTCGACCGGGTGGCCGACGCCCCCGGCTTCGACGCCCTGCTGGTGTCGCACCGCACGGCCTGGGGCCAGCTGTGGCGGCGCGCCGAACTCGACGTACCCGGCGAGGCCGGCAGCATCCTGCGCCTGCACCTCTTCCACGTGCTCCAGACCCTCTCGCCGCACACCGCCGACCTCGACGTCGGTGTACCGGCGCGGGGGCTGCACGGGGAGGCCTACCGCGGGCACGTCTTCTGGGACGAGCTGTTCGTCCTGCCCTACCTCAACCTGCACTTTCCCGAGGTGTCCCGGTCCCTGCTCCACTACCGTCACCGGCGTCTGGAACGGGCCCGCGCCGCCGCCCGCGCGATCGGCAGGCGCGGCGCGCTGTACCCCTGGCAGAGCGGCAGCGACGGACGCGAGGAGACCCAGAAGCTGCACCTCAATCCGCGCTCCGGCCGCTGGCTGCCCGACCACTCCCACCTCCAGCACCACGTGGGGTCGGCCATCGCCTACAACGTGTGGCAGTACTGCGAGGCCAGCGGCGACGCCGAGTTCCTGCACACCAAGGGCGCCGAGATGCTGCTGCAGATCGCGCGCTTCTGGGCGGACTCCGCCACCTGGGACGAGCACCTCGGACGGCACCGCATCCGGGGCGTCGTCGGCCCCGACGAGTACCACGAGGCCTACCCCGGCGCCGCCGAACCGGGCCTCGACGACAACGCGTACACCAACGTCACGGCCGCCTGGGTGCTGACCCGGACCCTGGAGGTCCTCGACGCCCTGCCCGCACCGCGCCGTCGCGAACTCGTCGAGCGCACCGTCCTGGACGACGGCGAACTCGAACAGTGGGAGCACGTCTCCCGCACCCTCCACGTCCCCTTCCACGAAGGCGTCGTGAGCCAGTTCGAGGGGTACGGCGAGCTCGCCGAACTCGACTGGAAGGGCTACCGCGAGCGGTACGGCGACATCCGGCGCCTCGACCGGGTGCTGGAGGCCGAGGGCGACAGCGTCAACAACTACCAGGCGTCGAAGCAGGCCGACGTCCTGATGCTCGGCCACCTGTTCGCCCCGGCCGAGCTCCGCTCCCTCTTCGAGAGGCTGGGGTACCGCCTGGACGAGGCGACGTGGCAGCGCACCGTCGACCACTACCTGGCCCGCACCAGCCACGGCTCCACCCTCAGCGGGCTCGTCCACGGCTGGATCCTGGCCCGGGCCCGCCGCGCCGAGGCCTGGGCCTACGTCCAGGAGGCGCTCAAGGGCGACGTCGCCGACCTCCAGGGCGGCACCACCGGCGAGGGCATCCACCTCGGCGCCATGGCGGGCACCCTCGACCTCGTGCAGCGGGGGCTGACCGGGCTGGAGACCCGCTCCGGCGCCCTGTGGCTGAATCCGGTGCCCCTGCCGGAACTGTCGTCGTACGGGTTCTCCATCCGCTACCAGGGCCACTGGGGCGTGCGGCTGCGGCTGGAGCACGGCCGGCTGGAGATCGCCGTGCCGTCCTCCGGCCGCCTGCCGATCGACGTCCGGCTGCCCGACCGCGCGGTGCGCCTCCAGCCGGGGGACACCTGCCGACTGGCGCTCCCGGACTGA